TCTCTTTATTTGTGATGGCATTGTTAAATAAAGAATTGACATCGAGGGATTTGAGGTTGATTCCCGTTAATGACTTGCTCAAACCAGCAAGAGTCCCGCTCAAGCCCAAGTTATGCAATTCGGTCAACTGGTTGAGACCGTTGGACACATTACTACCACCACTAAGACCGATGGGTGCCTTTCCCAAATCTGGTAAATTAGCCACGAGGAAATTTCGAGCGCCAAGGTTGAAAAGCGATGTCACCGCCGCCGATATATTCTGGACTGGCTCAGCCGGATTTGTAACGCCACCGACGTAATCATTGCCACCCGCCCAGACTATATATAGAGCTTCTGAGTCAGCAGATTGATTGGTTTGCGCCAAAACACTCTTAAAGAAGTCGATTTCCGTCTGCAATCCCGGCAAAAGCGAATTAATAATGATGTTACTGGTTCCTGAGGTAGCACCACCGGAAGCGAAGTTAATGCCATCGCTAGAGCTAGCACCTCCCGCAAGGTTGGTAAACAGAGCCGGAGCTAATCCCAACTTATCGGCTAAAGCCTCCACCCAGACTGGGCCATTAGAAAAACGTCCCTGATAGTAGGGTGGAGTTTGGGGAAAGAATCCTTTTGTAAGATTGAACACATTGCCAGGATCTGAGAGGCTGTCACCAAAGACGTACATTTTATCAAAGGACGCCGCTACTGCTTTAAGTGGCAATAGGAAAGAAAAAAGCACAAATCCTGTGGCTAG
Above is a window of Coleofasciculus sp. FACHB-1120 DNA encoding:
- a CDS encoding SGNH/GDSL hydrolase family protein; translated protein: MKKQILATGFVLFSFLLPLKAVAASFDKMYVFGDSLSDPGNVFNLTKGFFPQTPPYYQGRFSNGPVWVEALADKLGLAPALFTNLAGGASSSDGINFASGGATSGTSNIIINSLLPGLQTEIDFFKSVLAQTNQSADSEALYIVWAGGNDYVGGVTNPAEPVQNISAAVTSLFNLGARNFLVANLPDLGKAPIGLSGGSNVSNGLNQLTELHNLGLSGTLAGLSKSLTGINLKSLDVNSLFNNAITNKEKFGFTNVTDSCLKNYAPPLDLNYEVCDNPDSFLFWDAIHPTAAGHKLVADLAFAALTPASEPQKSVPEPASALGILAFGALGAGSLRRHKPKKASSIKTEG